Proteins encoded together in one Lathyrus oleraceus cultivar Zhongwan6 chromosome 5, CAAS_Psat_ZW6_1.0, whole genome shotgun sequence window:
- the LOC127083994 gene encoding alcohol acyltransferase 9 gives MGSSVRVKEAVVVTPSEPTPPCVMLLSPLDSQLFLRFTIEYLLVYRPGPGLDKVATTARLKAALAKALVAYYPLAGRVRPSPNSTGLEVLCRAQGAIFIEAVSDRYTVNEFEKVPKTVLQWRKLLSLSVPDVLNGSPPLILQLTWLSDGGAALGVGINHCICDGIGGAEFLNYVAELASGKRGCPKPKPVWDRHLFNVPPMTRVDSTSHPEFNRVPDLCGFMNRVTNNLRPTCVIFDKRRLIELKGVARRTCQIADSSFTSFEVLAAHVWRSWARAVGFPPNQILKVLFSVNVRNRVKPGLPDGYYGNAIVMACAQASARELGERGIGFGSGLVKKAKERVDSEYVKRVAELVSESRASPDLVGVLILTQWSRMGLDRVELGMEKPVFVGPICNERYCLFVPVKGERDSVKVTVAVPAASFDNYHRFLRE, from the coding sequence ATGGGAAGTTCGGTGCGTGTTAAAGAAGCTGTGGTGGTGACCCCTTCAGAGCCCACACCACCCTGTGTTATGTTACTTTCACCTCTAGACTCTCAACTCTTTCTCCGCTTCACCATAGAATATCTTTTAGTTTACCGGCCCGGGCCGGGCCTTGACAAGGTGGCAACCACGGCTCGGTTAAAAGCTGCATTAGCTAAAGCTTTGGTTGCTTATTACCCATTGGCTGGGAGGGTACGGCCCAGCCCGAATAGCACAGGCCTTGAGGTGTTGTGTCGAGCACAAGGAGCGATTTTCATTGAAGCTGTTAGTGATCGTTACACTGTCAATGAATTCGAGAAAGTTCCGAAAACGGTTTTGCAATGGAGGAAACTCTTGTCGCTTAGTGTCCCAGATGTTCTCAATGGATCGCCGCCGCTGATTCTTCAGCTGACATGGTTATCCGACGGTGGTGCAGCTTTAGGAGTCGGTATCAATCACTGCATCTGCGACGGAATTGGCGGGGCTGAATTTCTTAACTATGTGGCGGAGTTGGCTTCGGGAAAACGAGGATGTCCGAAACCGAAACCCGTTTGGGATCGTCACCTATTCAATGTTCCACCTATGACTCGGGTTGATTCTACGAGTCACCCCGAGTTCAACAGAGTACCGGATCTATGCGGGTTTATGAACCGTGTCACGAATAATCTCAGGCCAACTTGTGTTATATTCGATAAGAGACGATTAATCGAACTCAAAGGTGTGGCTCGACGCACGTGTCAAATCGCTGACTCGTCGTTTACGTCGTTTGAAGTGCTTGCAGCGCACGTGTGGAGGAGCTGGGCGAGAGCAGTGGGGTTCCCGCCGAACCAGATACTGAAGGTGTTGTTCAGCGTAAACGTGCGGAACCGGGTCAAACCAGGTTTACCCGATGGATACTATGGAAATGCAATCGTAATGGCGTGCGCGCAGGCGAGTGCGAGGGAACTGGGAGAGAGAGGGATCGGGTTCGGGTCGGGTTTGGTGAAGAAAGCAAAGGAGAGAGTGGATAGTGAATATGTGAAGAGGGTGGCTGAGTTGGTGTCCGAGTCAAGAGCGAGTCCTGACTTGGTGGGTGTGTTGATACTGACGCAGTGGTCGAGGATGGGTCTCGACAGAGTTGAGCTTGGAATGGAGAAGCCGGTGTTTGTGGGGCCCATTTGCAACGAAAGGTACTGTTTGTTTGTGCCGGTGAAGGGTGAAAGAGACAGTGTCAAGGTCACGGTGGCTGTTCCCGCCGCTTCCTTTGATAATTACCATCGTTTCCTCCGGGAATAG